The Pyricularia oryzae 70-15 chromosome 5, whole genome shotgun sequence genome includes a region encoding these proteins:
- a CDS encoding CAMK/CAMKL/AMPK protein kinase: MAHCQDRGSNSRRGSLAHGTFEDEELSLSLTAIDPRNTAATTTRTTPTQHRRDDSNGRPRPKHSHSHSRRHSQHAQHQNQHQNQDQNQQSPPSAMPPTVHRGGGGGGPNAMPADGSTSSKIRVDQRISAYEISKTLGEGSFGKVKLAVHKGTKQMVALKIISRKRLASTDMAGRVEREIEYLQLLRHPHIIKLYTVIKTDNEIIMVLEYAGGELFDHIVTNGRLSEDEARRFFQQMLCAVEYCHRHKIVHRDLKPENLLLDDNLNVKIADFGLSNIMTDGNFLKTSCGSPNYAAPEVISGKLYAGSEVDVWSCGVILYVLLVGRLPFDDDHIPTLFSKIARGTYVVPHWMSPGAAALIKKMLVVNPVNRATITEIRQDPWFTTELPEYLQPPIEPFFNTGIDPEKAIRPSDIAPNAPPKVQEKLHAEVTDKISKTMGYGKQDVLDALEAEEPSAIKDAYMIVRENKMMQSNPALGGDNPFFATTPLGDENGSTGIMETMDSAMSASGHDPNASPMTSMSVRSATSSTLSAALAYQRPYTSKIGILPSSLPAYHNAYMESEKSGTAQDVPDMMALNEPPAPARTPAEQEETARRLRPHARSSQSAADSKPQSLTPSNAPKKTKPTRWQFGIRSRNAPFEALLCIYKALKKLDCSWKIDRDYHKVHGDENEKHRSRGDAGTPYILPADPWHIEARWETGPLRTHSVMTDPKNSAAFPGGKVRVQKKHSNNSSEDDDEEANATYEVIAMRLSIQIYEMESGVYLVDFKCAGYELPDGRLMEEKDVTSPFPFLDLAARLIIQLADAD; the protein is encoded by the exons ATGGCCCACTGCCAGGACCGAGGCAGCAATTCGCGGCGTGGAAGTTTGGCCCACGGAACCtttgaggacgaggagctgtCGTTATCCTTGACTGCCATCGACCCTCGGAACACGGCCGCGACCACGACAAGGACGACCCCGACCCAGCATCGACGCGACGACAGCAACGGCCGGCCTCGACCCAAGCATAGTCACAGCCACAGCCGCCGCCATTCGCAACACGCACAACATCAAAATCAGCACCAGAATCAGGATCAGAATCAGCAATCCCCTCCATCCGCCATGCCACCCACTGTCcaccgcggcggcggcggcggcggccccaatgCCATGCCTGCGGATGGAAGCACCAGTAGCAAGATACGAGTCGACCAGCGCATCAGCGCCTACGAGATCAGCAAAACCCTAGGTGAAGGTTCGTTCGGCAAGGTCAAGTTGGCCGTACACAAGGGAACAAAGCAAATGGTCGCGCTCAAGATCATCTCGCGCAAACGCCTCGCTAGTACCGACATGGCCGGTCGCGTCGAGAGAGAAATTGAGTACCTGCAGCTTCTCCGCCACCCCCACATCATCAAACTCTACACCGTTATCaagaccgacaacgagatcATAATGGTCCTCGAATATGCCGGCGGGGAGCTCTTCGACCATATAGTCACCAACGGCCGTCTGAGCGAGGATGAAGCCCGGCGCTTTTTCCAGCAAATGTTGTGCGCTGTCGAGTACTGTCACAGGCACAAGATTGTCCACCGTGATCTCAAGCCTGAAAACCTGCTGCTGGATGATAATCTCAACGTCAAGATTGCCGATTTTGGTCTCAGTAATATCATGACGGATGGAAACTTTCTCAAGACGAGTTGCGGAAGCCCAAACTATGCTGCGCCTGAAGTTATTAGCGGAAAGCTGTACGCGGGATCTGAGGTGGACGTCTGGAGCTGTGGTGTCATCCTGTATGTCCTGCTGGTTGGCAGGCTACCTTTCGACGATGACCATATTCCCACGCTCTTCTCCAAGATCGCCAGGGGAACATACGTTGTGCCCCACTGGATGAGTCCAGGTGCTGCCGCGTTGATCAAGAAGATGCTTGTGGTAAACCCCGTCAACCGTGCCACCATCACCGAGATACGGCAGGACCCCTGGTTCACAACCGAACTACCAGAGTACCTACAGCCGCCCATAGAGCCATTCTTCAATACGGGCATAGATCCAGAGAAGGCGATTCGGCCCAGCGACATCGCGCCAAATGCTCCTCCAAAGGTCCAGGAAAAGCTTCACGCCGAAGTCACTGACAAAATTTCAAAGACCATGGGTTACGGCAAGCAGGACGTTCTCGACGCTCTGGAAGCCGAAGAGCCTTCCGCTATCAAGGATGCGTACATGATTGTGCGCGAGAACAAGATGATGCAGAGTAATC CGGCCCTTGGGGGAGACAACCCGTTCTTTGCTACTACGCCTCTGGGTGATGAAAATGGATCCACCGGTATCATGGAGACCATGGATTCAGCCATGTCAGCTTCTGGCCACGACCCTAATGCAAGCCCCATGACGAGCATGTCCGTCAGATCGGCCACGTCTAGCACTCTCAGCGCCGCCCTGGCATATCAACGGCCATATACGAGCAAGATTGGTATCCTCCCCAGCAGCTTACCAGCGTACCATAACGCGTATATGGAGAGCGAGAAGTCGGGCACGGCTCAAGATGTGCCTGATATGATGGCACTGAATgagccgccagcaccagctaGGACTCCAGCAGAACAGGAGGAGACTGCGAGGAGACTGCGGCCGCACGCGCGTAGTAGCCAGAGCGCCGCTGATTCCAAACCCCAAAGTTTGACTCCCTCAAACGCCCCCAAGAAAACCAAACCCACCAGATGGCAATTTGGTATTCGCTCACGAAACGCACCATTCGAGGCTTTGTTGTGTATCTACAAGGCTCTCAAGAAGCTTGACTGCTCCTGGAAAATTGATCGAGACTATCACAAGGTGCATGGCGATGA GAACGAAAAACATCGCTCAAGAGGCGACGCAGGAACACCTTATATATTACCGGCAGATCCATGGCATATCGAAGCACGATGGGAGACTGGTC CTCTCCGAACCCACTCGGTAATGACGGATCCAAAGAACTCAGCCGCGTTCCCAGGCGGCAAAGTGAGGGTTCAGAAAAagcacagcaacaacagctcggaagacgatgacgaggaagCAAACGCCACCTACGAGGTGATCGCCATGCGACTTTCCATACAGATCTACGAAATGGAGAGTGGCGTGTACCTGGTAGACTTCAAGTGCGCAGGCTACGAATTGCCTGATGGTAGGCTGATggaggaaaaggatgtgaccAGTCCATTCCCCTTCCTGGACCtggcggcccggctcattataCAGCTTGCCGATGCTGACTAG
- a CDS encoding kynurenine 3-monooxygenase encodes MGARQMKVIIVGAGPVGSLAALYAARRGHSVEIYELRDDLRDPSTTLLNFTRSINLALSERGIHALRHAAEPQLLDVIFRDSIPMRGRMIHGRRGRSGELFEQAQDYDIHGRSIYAIDRAGLNSRLLDVLEEMPNVRIFFKHKLTGADFKACKAWFEVQGTEYATGRAREIEIDFDFMIGADGAHSAVRYHMMKFARMDYRQDYIDTLWCEFHLKPREVPAASANGNGNKAMSHFAISPNHLHIWPGKDFMFIAIPSNDGSFTCTLFMPSGEFSALEAAPSRLPAFFDRHFPGVTDIIPTDELIASFKENPHLPLISIKCSPYHFGSSAVVVGDAAHAMVPFYGQGMNAGLEDVRILFETLDKHAELARNNREEEEDDDDDYDDYYDAAAAKHDAHHRAMALAEYTALRVPDTHSINDLALQNYVEMRSSVLSPSYRLRKFLEEMLSVYLPSLGWQTKYARVSFGNERYSEVVRRSDRQGDILLRGLVASVSVPLLATSAFLLVKYRRALGVSVDGLCAFLSRTVGRG; translated from the exons ATGGGCGCCAGGCAGATGAAGGTCATCATAGTGGGCGCTGGCCCGGTGGGCTCGCTAGCGGCGCTTTATGCCGCACGTAGGGGCCACAGCGTTGAGATCTATGAGCTTCGAGATG ACCTCAGAGACCCCTCAACCACCCTCCTCAACTTCACCAGGTCCATCAACCTGGCCCTGTCGGAGCGGGGGATCCACGCGCTCCGGCACGCGGCCGAGCCGCAGCTGCTGGATGTCATCTTCCGGGACAGCATCCCTATGCGGGGCCGCATGATCCACGGCCGGAGGGGGCGGTCGGGTGAGCTGTTTGAGCAGGCGCAGGACTACGACATACACGGCCGGAGCATCTACGCCATCGACCGCGCCGGGCTCAACTCGCGCCTGCTGGACGTGCTCGAGGAGATGCCCAACGTCAGGATATTCTTCAAGCACAAGCTGACCGGCGCCGACTTCAAGGCCTGCAAGGCCTGGTTCGAGGTCCAGGGCACCGAGTACGCCACCGGCCGCGCCAGGGAGATCGAGATCGACTTTGACTTTATGATCGGCGCCGACGGTGCGCACTCGGCCGTGCGCTATCACATGATGAAGTTTGCCCGCATGGACTACCGCCAGGACTACATCGACACGCTGTGGTGCGAGTTTCACCTCAAGCCCAGGGAGGTGCCGGCAGCATCGGCaaacggcaacggcaacaaGGCCATGTCCCACTTCGCCATATCACCCAACCACCTGCACATCTGGCCCGGCAAGGACTTTATGTTCATCGCCATCCCCAGCAACGACGGCTCCTTCACCTGCACGCTCTTCATGCCGAGCGGCGAATTCTCCGCCCTCGAAGCCGCCCCGTCACGCCTCCCCGCCTTCTTCGACCGCCACTTCCCGGGCGTCACCGACATCATCCCCACCGACGAGCTCATCGCATCCTTTAAAGAAAACCCCCACCTGCCGCTGATCAGCATCAAGTGCTCCCCGTACCACTTTGGCTCGtccgccgtcgtcgtcggcgacGCCGCGCACGCCATGGTGCCATTTTACGGCCAAGGCATGAACGCGGGGCTCGAGGACGTGCGCATCCTGTTCGAGACGCTGGACAAGCACGCCGAGCTGGCGCGCAACAAccgggaggaggaggaggacgacgacgacgactacGACGACTACTACGACGCGGCGGCCGCAAAGCACGACGCGCACCACCGCGCCATGGCCCTGGCCGAGTACACGGCGCTGCGCGTGCCCGACACGCACTCCATCAACGACCTGGCGCTGCAAAACTACGTCGAGATGCGCTCGTCGGTGCTGTCGCCCTCGTACCGCCTGCGCAAGTTCCTCGAGGAGATGCTGTCCGTGTACCTGCCGTCGCTGGGCTGGCAGACAAAGTACGCGCGCGTGTCCTTTGGCAACGAGCGCTACTCCGAGGTCGTGCGCCGCAGCGACCGCCAGGGCGACATACTGCTGCGAGGCCTCGTCGCCTCGGTGAGCGTGCCGCTCCTGGCCACCTCGGCCTTCCTGCTCGTCAAGTACAGGCGGGCGCTGGGCGTGAGCGTCGATGGCCTGTGTGCCTTTTTGTCGAGGACGGTGGGCAGGGGTTGA